Proteins found in one Paenibacillus sp. FSL R10-2782 genomic segment:
- the ligA gene encoding NAD-dependent DNA ligase LigA: protein MNPMHRMEQLVAELNTYNYHYYTLDEPKISDKEYDVLYDELVTLEQTSGLVLPDSPTQRVGGELLKGFTPHRHLAPLWSLDKAQNVEQLRAWNARVVKLVNDYNTKNPEQPLPPPGYAIEFKFDGLTLNLTYTDGKLVQASTRGNGVVGEGILAQVKTIKSVPLTIPFQDGTIEVQGEGIMNLSVLAKYNETAVDPLKNARNAAAGALRNLNPKATAERRLNAFFYNVGYADRIQFSSHQEMMTFLRDNHFKVNPYLTYFDDFDDAMEQLTDIEESRAGLDYLIDGAVLKITDMRTREVLGYTDKFPRWAVAYKFEAEETTTVLNAVEWNVGRTGKITPLARVEPVELAGVTVQNCTLNNAGDIERKNLKFALGARVFIRRSNDVIPEILGKVTSEDDGEEIIVPDHCPACGFPLQQRGAHLFCDNKLGCKPQIVARISHFASRDAMDIETFSDKTAIQLHDELEVREPADLYKLQFDDLVKLERFGEKKANNLLAALEKSKERDLASFLYALGIPNTGKATTRMLADHYRDLHKVMSATVEELIELPDVGGIVAESIVAFFADPFTQAGIEKMLSLGVKAQAPEAPEEKKTDSFFSGKTVVLTGTLHQLTRDEAAFKLEALGAHVTGSVSKKTDLVIAGEKAGSKLAKAQQLGIDTIEDEDEFIRLLEQE from the coding sequence ATGAACCCAATGCACAGGATGGAGCAGCTTGTTGCTGAACTGAACACATATAACTATCATTACTACACACTGGATGAGCCCAAGATCAGCGACAAAGAATATGATGTGCTTTATGACGAACTGGTAACGCTTGAACAGACGAGCGGTCTTGTGCTGCCGGATTCGCCGACACAGCGTGTAGGCGGGGAGTTACTCAAAGGCTTCACACCGCATCGCCACCTCGCCCCATTATGGAGCTTGGATAAAGCACAGAATGTGGAGCAGCTGCGTGCCTGGAACGCGCGTGTCGTGAAGCTGGTCAACGATTACAACACCAAGAACCCAGAGCAGCCTTTACCGCCTCCGGGATATGCGATAGAGTTTAAATTTGATGGACTGACGCTGAACCTGACTTATACCGACGGGAAGCTGGTACAGGCTTCTACACGCGGCAATGGCGTGGTGGGCGAGGGAATACTGGCACAGGTGAAGACCATTAAATCTGTGCCGCTTACGATTCCTTTTCAGGATGGGACCATTGAAGTACAGGGAGAAGGCATTATGAATCTGTCTGTGCTGGCGAAATATAATGAGACCGCTGTGGACCCTCTTAAAAATGCACGCAATGCCGCAGCTGGCGCTCTGCGTAATTTGAATCCCAAAGCGACAGCAGAGCGGCGGCTGAATGCATTCTTCTACAATGTGGGGTACGCGGACCGCATCCAGTTTAGTAGCCACCAGGAGATGATGACGTTCCTGCGTGACAATCATTTTAAGGTGAATCCGTATCTGACTTACTTTGACGATTTTGATGATGCTATGGAACAACTGACTGATATCGAAGAGTCTCGTGCCGGACTGGATTATCTCATTGACGGGGCGGTACTCAAAATTACGGATATGCGCACACGTGAGGTTCTTGGCTATACCGATAAATTTCCGCGCTGGGCAGTGGCATATAAGTTCGAGGCGGAGGAAACGACCACGGTGCTTAACGCTGTTGAGTGGAATGTAGGTCGTACGGGTAAAATTACTCCACTGGCAAGGGTAGAACCGGTAGAGCTGGCGGGAGTCACCGTACAAAATTGTACACTAAACAATGCTGGGGATATCGAGCGGAAAAATCTGAAGTTCGCTTTGGGTGCTCGTGTATTTATCCGCCGTTCGAATGATGTCATCCCGGAAATTTTGGGAAAAGTTACGTCTGAGGACGACGGAGAGGAAATTATCGTACCGGATCATTGTCCAGCCTGTGGATTCCCATTGCAGCAGCGAGGGGCTCATTTATTCTGCGATAATAAGCTGGGGTGCAAGCCGCAGATTGTGGCTCGTATTTCCCATTTTGCGTCACGTGATGCCATGGATATTGAAACCTTCAGCGACAAAACAGCAATCCAACTGCATGACGAATTGGAAGTGCGCGAGCCTGCGGATCTGTATAAACTCCAATTTGATGATCTTGTGAAGCTGGAGCGATTTGGTGAGAAAAAAGCCAATAACCTTTTGGCAGCGCTTGAGAAGAGTAAAGAAAGGGATTTGGCATCATTCCTTTATGCCCTCGGTATACCAAATACAGGTAAAGCGACGACGCGCATGTTGGCTGACCATTACCGTGATTTGCACAAGGTCATGTCCGCTACAGTGGAGGAATTGATAGAATTGCCGGATGTAGGCGGGATTGTAGCTGAAAGTATTGTTGCCTTCTTTGCTGATCCATTTACCCAAGCAGGGATTGAAAAGATGTTATCCCTAGGGGTGAAGGCTCAGGCTCCCGAAGCTCCAGAGGAGAAGAAGACAGACAGCTTTTTCAGTGGCAAAACGGTTGTGCTTACAGGTACCTTGCATCAGCTTACGCGTGATGAAGCTGCTTTCAAGCTGGAGGCACTCGGAGCCCATGTGACCGGGTCTGTATCGAAAAAGACGGATCTAGTCATAGCTGGTGAAAAGGCGGGCAGTAAACTAGCCAAGGCCCAACAGCTCGGAATTGATACCATAGAAGATGAGGATGAATTCATCAGACTGCTGGAGCAAGAATAA
- the pcrA gene encoding DNA helicase PcrA, with amino-acid sequence MQSIDIHEAVARLNPPQRQAVEATDGPLLIMAGAGSGKTRVLTHRIAYLIATRKTAPWGILAITFTNKAAREMQDRVSKLIGPQGRDVWVSTFHSMCVRILRRDIERIGFTSNFSILDSTDQLSVIRSCMKDLNIDTKKFEPKAVQSMMSTAKNELVTPEMYERKIGDYFEGIVAKVYTKYQQRLKNNNSLDFDDLIMATIQLFKEVPEVLDFYQKKFQYIHVDEYQDTNRAQYMLCKMLADKHHRICVVGDSDQSIYRWRGADISNILNFEEDYPEARTILLEQNYRSTSNILNAANEVIGLNTGRKPKKLWTDKEGGSKIKVYRADSEHDEGYFIASEIHKNINAGKTYSHHAILYRTNAQSRVVEEILIKSDIPYQIVGGIKFYDRKEIKDLLAYLRLLSNPDDDISLIRIINVPKRSIGDTTVGKLQAAAAERGVSIFRVLQVVDDLGFAGRTRNALVEFYDMIEGLSRMVDYLSVTELTEKMLETSQYRLELQNENTLESRSRLENIDEFLSVTMEFEKGAEDKSLVSFLTDLALIADIDSMNDDEEEQSDAVVLMTMHSAKGLEFPIVFIVGMEEGVFPHSRAFLDNEELEEERRLAYVGITRAEEQLFLTCAQMRTLFGRTTANPPSRFLEEIPEELKEDTIIKRDRYRRSGNVGGSYGGRGLGNTNGSNFGGERSFDTMSRSGSSASASPRVTVTTSSSAKPTPATSAGGPSIFVAGDKVQHGKWGIGTIVAVKGTGNDMELQIAFPAPVGVKRLLAGFAPITKVE; translated from the coding sequence ATGCAATCAATAGATATACACGAGGCTGTAGCCCGCCTCAATCCGCCTCAGCGTCAGGCAGTGGAAGCGACAGACGGACCACTGCTGATTATGGCTGGCGCGGGTAGCGGCAAGACCCGGGTGCTCACGCACCGGATTGCCTACCTCATCGCGACCCGCAAGACGGCTCCATGGGGCATTTTGGCAATTACCTTTACGAACAAGGCCGCGCGTGAAATGCAGGATCGCGTATCCAAGCTGATTGGCCCGCAGGGGAGAGATGTGTGGGTATCCACCTTTCACTCCATGTGTGTGCGTATTTTGCGCCGAGATATCGAGCGGATTGGATTTACCTCCAATTTCAGCATTCTCGATTCTACAGATCAGTTGTCTGTCATTCGGAGCTGCATGAAGGATCTGAACATAGACACCAAAAAGTTCGAGCCCAAAGCGGTTCAGTCCATGATGAGCACAGCTAAAAATGAACTGGTCACTCCTGAAATGTATGAGCGCAAGATTGGAGACTATTTTGAGGGAATTGTGGCGAAGGTATACACCAAATACCAACAACGTCTCAAAAACAACAACTCTCTGGATTTTGATGATCTGATTATGGCAACCATTCAACTATTTAAAGAAGTACCTGAAGTGCTGGACTTCTATCAGAAGAAATTTCAATACATTCATGTCGATGAATATCAGGATACGAACCGTGCACAGTATATGCTGTGTAAAATGTTGGCTGACAAGCATCACCGGATTTGCGTAGTAGGTGACAGTGATCAGTCCATCTATCGTTGGCGCGGGGCGGATATTAGCAACATTTTGAACTTTGAAGAGGACTACCCGGAAGCACGTACCATTTTGCTGGAGCAAAACTATCGGTCAACCTCGAATATTCTGAATGCTGCCAATGAAGTGATTGGACTAAATACAGGCCGCAAGCCGAAGAAGCTATGGACCGACAAAGAAGGCGGGTCCAAGATTAAAGTTTACCGGGCTGACTCGGAGCATGATGAGGGCTATTTTATCGCCTCGGAAATTCATAAAAATATCAATGCAGGCAAAACCTATAGCCATCATGCTATTTTGTATCGTACCAATGCTCAGTCACGGGTTGTCGAGGAAATTTTGATCAAATCAGATATTCCATACCAGATCGTTGGCGGCATCAAGTTCTATGATCGCAAAGAGATTAAGGACTTACTGGCGTATCTTCGTCTGCTCTCCAATCCTGATGACGATATCAGCTTGATCCGAATCATTAATGTGCCAAAACGGAGTATCGGGGATACAACGGTCGGTAAATTGCAGGCAGCCGCAGCGGAGCGTGGAGTTTCTATTTTCCGTGTGTTGCAGGTGGTAGACGATTTGGGCTTTGCCGGACGTACACGTAATGCGCTTGTCGAGTTTTACGACATGATCGAAGGCTTGAGTCGGATGGTGGATTATCTGTCGGTTACCGAGTTAACGGAAAAAATGCTAGAAACCAGCCAATATCGATTGGAACTGCAAAATGAGAATACGCTCGAATCACGCTCACGTTTGGAGAATATTGATGAGTTCCTGTCGGTAACGATGGAATTTGAAAAAGGAGCGGAGGACAAGTCACTCGTCTCCTTCCTGACCGATCTTGCTCTTATCGCGGATATAGATTCCATGAATGACGATGAAGAGGAACAAAGCGATGCGGTTGTATTGATGACCATGCATAGCGCAAAAGGACTGGAGTTTCCGATTGTATTTATTGTCGGTATGGAGGAGGGAGTATTCCCTCACAGTCGGGCCTTTTTGGATAATGAAGAGCTGGAAGAAGAGCGCAGATTGGCGTATGTTGGGATTACCCGTGCAGAGGAGCAACTGTTCCTTACATGCGCACAGATGCGCACGCTGTTTGGCCGTACCACCGCTAATCCGCCTTCCCGCTTTCTTGAAGAGATTCCGGAAGAGCTCAAAGAGGATACAATTATCAAACGTGACCGCTATCGCCGCTCAGGCAATGTAGGCGGCTCTTATGGCGGACGTGGACTGGGTAATACCAACGGTAGTAACTTTGGCGGAGAACGTTCCTTTGATACGATGAGCCGCAGTGGCTCGTCCGCTTCTGCGTCGCCCCGCGTAACAGTAACGACATCTTCATCCGCGAAACCAACTCCGGCTACTTCGGCAGGAGGCCCCTCCATTTTTGTTGCCGGAGACAAGGTACAGCATGGCAAGTGGGGAATTGGGACCATTGTAGCTGTAAAAGGTACAGGCAATGATATGGAGCTTCAGATCGCTTTCCCGGCTCCGGTAGGAGTTAAACGCCTGCTGGCTGGCTTTGCACCTATTACAAAAGTAGAATAA
- a CDS encoding heptaprenylglyceryl phosphate synthase, translating into MLEECVLADSIQLWRHVFKLDPDKELDDEGLDAVCMSGTDAIMVGGSSGVTYENTVDLLSRVRRYEVPCVLEVSDLEAVVPGFDLYMIPMVLNTTDSNWIVGQHQRAIKQFGYMIPWDLLVTEGYIVLNGDSTVAKLTGADASLDASSAASYAQVADKLMHLPIVYVEYSGAFGDMELVQKIHRSTERARVLYGGGIVDKSTALQAAAVCDTIVVGNIIYRDLAKALETVAVKLEV; encoded by the coding sequence ATGCTGGAGGAATGTGTGTTGGCAGATTCGATTCAATTATGGAGGCATGTATTTAAGCTGGACCCTGACAAGGAACTGGACGATGAGGGGCTGGATGCCGTGTGTATGTCTGGTACGGATGCCATAATGGTAGGAGGCTCGTCGGGCGTTACTTATGAAAATACGGTGGATTTGCTGTCGCGGGTTCGGCGTTATGAGGTGCCGTGTGTACTTGAAGTGTCCGATCTGGAAGCTGTGGTGCCTGGGTTTGATCTGTATATGATTCCAATGGTGCTTAATACCACGGACAGTAATTGGATCGTAGGACAGCACCAGCGTGCGATTAAGCAGTTTGGTTATATGATCCCTTGGGATTTACTTGTGACAGAAGGATATATAGTTTTGAATGGTGATTCTACGGTGGCCAAGCTTACCGGAGCGGATGCATCACTCGATGCTTCGTCTGCCGCTTCATATGCACAGGTTGCTGACAAGCTCATGCATCTGCCGATTGTATATGTGGAGTATAGCGGTGCCTTTGGAGATATGGAACTGGTACAAAAAATACACCGCAGTACAGAGCGCGCCCGTGTCCTATATGGAGGGGGTATCGTGGATAAATCTACCGCGTTACAAGCGGCTGCCGTTTGTGACACCATTGTAGTAGGGAATATCATTTATCGTGACTTGGCGAAAGCGCTGGAAACGGTAGCTGTGAAATTGGAAGTATAG
- a CDS encoding undecaprenyl-phosphate glucose phosphotransferase → MIRRNQRFLTQLYIVADFAVIQLSFLIAWFFKFESEWIAYQEPLPIQVYGGWSLIYGLIAVVLGMLFSLYSPKRKKRFADDVFRVTQIHIVGLFVLLSVMFFVKQIDISRSYLAIYMIGNVLLILFYRYVLKQVLKALRQKGYNKQFMLILGAGTLGQRFYHNLGQYPDLGYEVVGFLDDKRHWDEEEEANFRPILGGLDQLEATLSRMMIDEVILALPLDAHDKYPKIINMCEKAGVRTLIIPDFFDYLPARPYFDNFAGMPMINVRDIPLDVAGNRLFKRSFDILFSLFAIILTSPVMLAVAIGVMTTSRGPVIFKQERVGLNRRTFMMYKFRSMKVLPPGTDDTGWTTANDPRRTRFGTFIRKTSLDELPQFFNVLLGDMSVVGPRPERPYYVDQFREEIPKYMVKHHVRPGITGWAQSNGLRGDTSIEERIKHDIFYIENWSLLFDIKIIFRTIRNGFKNAY, encoded by the coding sequence ATGATACGCAGAAATCAACGTTTTTTAACCCAATTGTATATTGTGGCGGATTTCGCGGTCATTCAGTTATCCTTTCTGATCGCCTGGTTCTTCAAATTTGAAAGTGAATGGATTGCCTATCAAGAGCCGCTTCCTATTCAAGTATATGGAGGCTGGAGCTTAATCTACGGTCTGATTGCCGTGGTGCTGGGGATGTTATTCTCTCTTTATTCACCCAAACGCAAAAAACGGTTTGCAGACGACGTATTTCGCGTCACCCAGATTCATATTGTTGGTCTGTTCGTGCTGTTGAGTGTCATGTTTTTTGTGAAGCAAATCGACATTTCGCGGTCCTATCTGGCGATCTATATGATTGGGAACGTACTGCTTATTTTGTTTTATCGATATGTTCTGAAACAGGTACTGAAAGCTCTCCGCCAAAAAGGGTACAATAAGCAATTCATGCTCATTCTCGGGGCGGGTACTCTGGGCCAACGCTTTTATCATAATCTTGGACAGTATCCTGATCTGGGATATGAAGTGGTGGGTTTTCTCGATGATAAACGCCACTGGGATGAAGAGGAAGAAGCGAATTTTCGTCCAATTCTTGGCGGTTTGGACCAGCTAGAAGCTACGCTGTCACGTATGATGATTGACGAGGTCATTTTGGCTCTTCCGCTGGATGCGCATGATAAGTACCCCAAGATTATCAATATGTGTGAAAAGGCTGGAGTACGCACGCTCATTATCCCTGACTTTTTCGACTATCTGCCAGCTCGACCGTATTTTGATAACTTTGCAGGTATGCCAATGATTAATGTACGGGATATTCCGCTGGATGTGGCGGGGAACCGATTGTTTAAGCGTTCGTTCGATATTCTGTTCTCATTGTTCGCTATTATTCTAACTTCCCCGGTTATGCTGGCAGTGGCGATTGGCGTGATGACGACATCGAGAGGCCCGGTCATTTTTAAACAGGAGCGGGTGGGCTTGAATCGGCGTACCTTTATGATGTACAAATTCCGCTCAATGAAGGTACTGCCACCCGGGACTGACGATACAGGCTGGACGACGGCCAATGACCCTCGGCGTACTCGCTTTGGCACCTTTATTCGTAAAACGAGTCTCGACGAGCTGCCGCAATTTTTTAATGTGCTACTAGGAGATATGAGCGTCGTGGGGCCTCGCCCGGAGCGCCCGTATTACGTGGATCAGTTCCGCGAGGAGATTCCAAAATATATGGTGAAGCACCATGTTCGTCCTGGTATTACAGGCTGGGCACAGAGCAACGGGCTTCGCGGTGACACGTCCATTGAGGAACGGATTAAACATGATATTTTCTATATTGAGAATTGGTCGCTCTTATTCGATATTAAAATTATTTTCCGCACCATCCGTAACGGCTTCAAGAATGCGTATTAA
- a CDS encoding glycosyltransferase family 2 protein has protein sequence MDVSILVVNYNTCRLTLDCLQSVYASETQYRYEVIVIDNHSNDGSVEAIRAAYPEITLIANEDNTGFAKANNQGIEVAGGRYVLLLNSDTLVQPDTLDTMIRFMDTHPEMGASGCKVILPDGSLDKACKRGFPTPSASFYYAFGWSKRYPDNPKYNQYQLGHLSPDDEYPVDVLVGAFMLVRRETIEQVGGLDETFFMYGEDIDWCYRIKQAGWGIYYYPRTYIIHIKGGSARRRPLKIIYEFHRAMWVFHRKHYKQQYSWITNMAVYAGITVKFGMAFLKNKLTAPAKPDSGEQSRTEVKA, from the coding sequence ATGGATGTAAGCATACTGGTCGTCAACTATAATACATGCCGTTTGACGCTGGATTGTTTGCAGTCGGTGTATGCGTCAGAGACGCAATATCGATATGAAGTGATTGTTATCGACAATCACTCCAATGATGGGTCTGTGGAAGCCATTCGTGCTGCATATCCGGAGATTACGTTGATTGCCAATGAGGATAACACAGGTTTTGCCAAGGCAAACAATCAGGGCATCGAGGTAGCGGGCGGGCGTTACGTATTGTTGTTGAATTCCGATACGCTGGTGCAGCCGGACACGCTGGATACGATGATTCGGTTCATGGATACGCATCCGGAGATGGGAGCATCGGGCTGCAAGGTTATTTTGCCAGATGGTTCGCTGGATAAGGCTTGTAAGCGTGGGTTTCCTACGCCTTCTGCATCCTTTTACTACGCCTTCGGCTGGTCGAAGCGTTACCCGGATAACCCGAAGTACAATCAATACCAGCTCGGGCATTTAAGCCCGGATGATGAGTATCCAGTGGATGTGCTGGTGGGTGCTTTTATGCTGGTGCGTCGGGAGACGATTGAACAGGTCGGCGGCTTGGACGAAACCTTTTTCATGTATGGTGAGGACATTGACTGGTGTTACCGGATTAAGCAAGCAGGGTGGGGCATTTACTACTACCCGCGCACATATATTATTCATATCAAAGGGGGCAGCGCTCGCCGTCGTCCTTTGAAAATTATTTACGAGTTTCATAGAGCCATGTGGGTCTTCCACCGCAAGCATTATAAACAGCAGTATAGCTGGATCACGAACATGGCTGTCTATGCGGGAATTACGGTGAAATTCGGAATGGCCTTTTTGAAAAACAAGCTCACTGCACCGGCCAAGCCGGACAGTGGCGAACAATCTCGTACTGAGGTGAAAGCATGA
- a CDS encoding glycosyltransferase family 2 protein, which yields MTKSVSVHIVTYNSEKDIKECLKAVSKQSHPLQAVVIIDNQSRDQTGEQVKELADLFGSKLKYISNVQNVGFAPGHNQAIALNDTDYVLVLNPDVTIEPDYIERLVAVMEHNQHIGSATGQLLRKANREMIDSTGIVMNSARRAFDRGAGESSVRWPESGKVFGVSGAAAMYSRRMINDIALNGEFYDGSFFAYKEDVDVAWRAALLGWEAYYDAGAIAYHERGWKETSRTSQPLFVRRLSYINRYKMMYKNDTLSEWMKNIISLLSYEIASNLYFLLREPKVFGAWKAFFKELPELREKRRQLRKKIALRHHQNKSKA from the coding sequence ATGACTAAATCCGTAAGTGTTCATATTGTAACGTATAACAGTGAAAAAGATATCAAAGAGTGTTTAAAGGCTGTCAGCAAGCAAAGCCACCCTCTGCAAGCGGTGGTTATCATAGATAATCAATCCAGGGACCAGACGGGGGAACAAGTTAAAGAATTAGCTGATTTGTTTGGTTCAAAACTCAAGTATATCTCCAATGTCCAAAATGTCGGTTTTGCTCCTGGCCATAATCAAGCAATAGCATTAAACGATACTGACTATGTGCTTGTACTTAACCCAGACGTTACTATAGAACCTGATTACATTGAGCGCCTGGTTGCAGTGATGGAGCATAATCAGCACATAGGCAGCGCTACAGGTCAATTGCTGCGTAAAGCGAACCGGGAGATGATCGATAGCACGGGTATTGTTATGAATTCAGCTAGAAGAGCCTTTGATCGGGGAGCAGGAGAGTCTTCAGTTCGGTGGCCTGAGTCAGGAAAAGTATTTGGTGTTTCTGGTGCAGCAGCCATGTATTCACGGAGAATGATTAACGACATTGCTCTAAATGGTGAGTTTTATGATGGAAGCTTTTTTGCATACAAAGAAGATGTGGATGTCGCTTGGCGAGCAGCCTTGCTTGGCTGGGAGGCATATTATGATGCTGGGGCCATAGCCTACCATGAACGTGGCTGGAAGGAAACAAGCCGAACATCCCAACCGTTGTTTGTACGAAGGCTCTCATATATTAATCGATATAAAATGATGTATAAAAACGATACTCTCTCTGAATGGATGAAAAATATTATTTCTCTCCTATCGTATGAGATAGCAAGTAATCTGTACTTTCTTTTAAGAGAGCCAAAAGTGTTTGGAGCTTGGAAGGCCTTTTTCAAAGAACTGCCCGAGCTTCGAGAAAAAAGAAGACAACTTAGAAAGAAGATTGCCCTTCGTCATCATCAAAATAAATCAAAAGCTTAA
- a CDS encoding acyltransferase: MQKIKYLNGIRGLAALFVVANHFVVAFYPALYNSDINQIHTASAVELLIAKSPLNLFYNGNFAVCIFFILSGYVLSNKYFSTMDNEVLVASAVKRYFRLLVPVFVTVLLVFFLMKISFFFNNKAGALSFSDWWLGSFWNFEPTLLHTLQNAVFDVFFKYNAQYNSVLWTITYEMYGSFLVFGFASLFGEIKKRYLFYIIFIILFLKTYYLGFILGMILSDLNNMGHFNKTVYKSRTFKTLVLGTGLYLGSYPTGANVGNSVYKYIETADFGTVIFYHITGAFTTMIVLLNSDMLQKFFSLKTFECLGKLSFSLYLIHLIIIGSFTSYIFIRLNEHMTYSVSVVVSVLLSVPPIVILSYLMYKYVDKKGIELANNLYRNFFQKNKY; encoded by the coding sequence ATGCAAAAAATTAAGTACTTAAATGGGATTAGGGGACTGGCCGCATTATTTGTTGTGGCGAATCATTTTGTAGTAGCTTTCTATCCAGCCTTATATAACAGCGATATCAATCAAATTCATACTGCTAGCGCAGTTGAGTTGCTCATCGCAAAGAGTCCTCTCAACTTATTTTATAATGGAAATTTCGCAGTTTGCATATTTTTTATTTTGAGTGGTTACGTTCTTAGTAATAAATACTTCTCTACAATGGATAACGAAGTACTTGTTGCGAGTGCAGTAAAAAGGTACTTTAGATTGTTAGTACCCGTATTTGTCACTGTGTTATTGGTCTTCTTTTTAATGAAGATTTCCTTTTTCTTCAATAATAAAGCGGGAGCACTCAGTTTTTCAGATTGGTGGTTGGGAAGTTTTTGGAATTTTGAACCCACGCTTTTACATACGCTTCAAAATGCTGTATTCGATGTTTTTTTTAAGTATAATGCTCAATATAATAGTGTATTATGGACAATAACTTATGAAATGTATGGATCATTTTTAGTATTTGGATTCGCTTCCTTATTCGGAGAAATAAAAAAAAGATATCTGTTTTATATCATTTTTATTATTTTATTTTTAAAAACGTACTACCTGGGATTCATATTAGGAATGATTCTAAGTGATTTAAATAATATGGGCCACTTCAACAAAACTGTATATAAAAGTCGGACGTTTAAAACACTTGTTTTAGGAACTGGTTTGTACCTTGGATCATATCCCACTGGGGCCAATGTAGGTAATTCAGTATACAAATATATCGAAACAGCTGATTTTGGTACAGTGATTTTTTACCACATAACTGGAGCGTTTACCACTATGATAGTGTTGCTGAATTCAGATATGCTTCAGAAGTTTTTCTCTTTGAAAACATTTGAGTGCTTAGGTAAGCTCTCTTTCTCACTCTATTTGATTCATCTAATAATCATTGGTTCATTTACGAGTTATATATTTATAAGACTCAATGAACATATGACATACTCTGTTTCAGTTGTCGTCAGCGTGTTATTATCAGTCCCACCAATAGTGATCCTTTCTTATTTAATGTACAAATATGTGGATAAAAAAGGGATTGAACTAGCGAATAACTTATATAGGAATTTTTTTCAAAAAAATAAATACTGA
- the rfbD gene encoding dTDP-4-dehydrorhamnose reductase codes for MKVLVTGASGQLGKDVVKVFQEQGHDVLGYDREQLDITNLEQAVKIIGQYQPDAVIHCAAYTAVDAAESDVDGAYQVNAAGTRNMVLAAEKVGAKLVYISTDYVFDGTAEHPYHEYDNTNPQSIYGKSKRAGEVLTQTLSSRYFIVRTSWVYGLHGNNFVKTMLKLGQEKPQLQVVNDQKGSPTYTVDLARFLAELVQTEKYGAYHASNSGSCTWYEFTQAILQDAAEILGAKFTAKLEPCSTEQFPRPAARPRNSVMEHIAIRTNGLNDLRAWREGLQDFLKEYLASSSK; via the coding sequence ATGAAGGTACTGGTTACTGGAGCATCCGGTCAACTTGGTAAAGACGTAGTAAAGGTTTTTCAGGAGCAAGGACATGATGTCCTTGGATACGATCGGGAACAGCTAGATATAACGAATTTAGAGCAAGCTGTGAAGATCATAGGACAATATCAACCTGACGCTGTCATCCACTGTGCAGCCTATACGGCAGTGGATGCAGCGGAGTCCGATGTAGATGGGGCGTATCAAGTAAATGCGGCAGGGACACGTAATATGGTACTCGCTGCTGAAAAAGTAGGAGCCAAGCTGGTTTATATCAGCACGGATTACGTGTTCGATGGAACAGCGGAGCACCCTTACCATGAGTATGATAATACGAATCCGCAGAGCATCTACGGAAAGTCCAAACGGGCGGGTGAGGTATTGACCCAGACGCTTTCTTCTAGGTACTTTATTGTTCGTACGTCTTGGGTGTATGGACTGCACGGGAATAATTTTGTTAAAACGATGTTGAAGCTTGGGCAGGAAAAGCCGCAGCTTCAGGTTGTGAACGATCAGAAAGGTTCACCTACTTATACGGTGGATTTGGCCCGTTTTTTAGCGGAGTTGGTTCAAACCGAGAAGTACGGCGCATATCATGCGTCCAACAGCGGCTCCTGTACCTGGTATGAGTTTACGCAAGCTATTTTGCAGGATGCGGCGGAAATATTAGGTGCCAAGTTCACAGCAAAACTGGAACCATGCAGTACGGAGCAATTTCCTAGACCAGCAGCTCGCCCACGTAATTCCGTGATGGAGCATATTGCTATCCGAACAAATGGACTGAATGATTTGCGTGCTTGGCGTGAAGGACTGCAGGATTTTTTAAAAGAGTATCTAGCAAGTTCGAGTAAGTAA